The proteins below are encoded in one region of Streptomyces sp. NBC_00490:
- a CDS encoding RNA polymerase sigma factor, with amino-acid sequence MVVPVENAGDTSVRPPVDKELHRRLVYGDESALTEAYEAYGGLVRRVAVRVTRSPGAAEDVAQEVFTHLWSRPYAFDADRGTLRTWLSMLAHRRAVDWVRGEARHRKAVGADDLALQAIPEPGPGPDETVVDRERALLLHSALAELPQTQREVVHLAYFGGRSYRQAAVELGIPEGTAKTRLRTALRTLADSLADPPDPALERGA; translated from the coding sequence GTGGTGGTGCCGGTGGAAAACGCGGGCGACACGTCCGTGCGGCCTCCCGTCGACAAGGAGCTGCACAGGCGGCTGGTGTACGGCGACGAGTCCGCGCTGACCGAGGCGTACGAGGCGTACGGCGGCCTGGTCCGGCGGGTCGCCGTACGGGTCACCCGCAGCCCGGGCGCCGCCGAGGACGTGGCGCAGGAGGTCTTCACCCACCTGTGGAGCAGGCCGTACGCCTTCGACGCGGACCGCGGCACCCTGCGCACCTGGCTCTCCATGCTCGCCCACCGGCGGGCCGTGGACTGGGTGCGAGGCGAGGCCCGGCACCGCAAGGCAGTCGGCGCCGACGACCTGGCGCTCCAGGCCATCCCCGAGCCCGGTCCCGGCCCCGACGAGACGGTCGTCGACCGGGAACGCGCCCTCCTGCTCCACTCCGCCCTCGCCGAACTCCCGCAGACCCAGCGGGAGGTGGTGCACCTGGCCTACTTCGGGGGCCGCAGCTACCGGCAGGCCGCGGTCGAACTCGGCATCCCCGAAGGGACGGCCAAGACACGGCTGCGCACGGCGTTACGTACCTTGGCCGACTCTTTGGCGGACCCGCCCGATCCAGCGCTGGAAAGAGGCGCATGA